The following are encoded together in the Flavobacterium sp. TR2 genome:
- a CDS encoding LamG-like jellyroll fold domain-containing protein has protein sequence MKNVLLNFCLCLMCLCSINIKAQSGKVLNLDGTSAYMTVADHPDLDFGSGQNKTITCWIKTTANTGTPRIFAKRNGTSGNGYEFWTGNGTNAGKFAMNASGTGTPANISTAGYSANSIADGTWHHVALVIDASSNRTIYGYLDGVLANTGKTFTSVTSDFSNAVNFVIGATSDASNSYKWAGQIDNVRIWNKAMTAAELQADMTAVVNAPAADLLAAWNFENVTGTSVPDVSGNNHPGTLVGSVTFSNAFPMVLNLDGVNDYMVVANHSDFNLAAGQNLTITCKIKTTDFGKRILSKRPNGSGIGYEFINNTSAGGGQFGVNLTTSAGAAGPPYGTSNIANNVWHHLAMVVDVASTSCKIYVDGVLQQTKTSANIGGTNTVSNTGDLFFGTLSNFASYMNAQIDDIRFWSKAMTAAEVVTDKTAVIAGTETGLIAAWDFENVSGTNVPDITGNNHPGTLMNGASVIAQTNEMQINSISLVQTELPTGLGDTDQRIIAVKASVSGNLNPLTVSALKFTMTGTTNISDVTNIKIYSSGSTSIFNPTTATLFAAVSPSSGNLTANGSKALVSGDNYFWITYDVSATATEGNVLDATCESIIANGVAYNTTSNAVSGNRVILLANTLLFTPGDAGSASYRIPAIITAADGSLVTVTDKRWNGSGDLSAKIDPVVRRSTDNGKTWSSPLTIANFGAATGAGDAALVLDKTTGELLCLVSADKGFFASTNAAPAKVLVIHSTDNGVTWGTPVDITSQIYGPNPNWKGLFVASGRAHQLRDGKIVAAIAVRENVSGTERISNYMITSADHGVTWTASTGRAEIDGDEAKVVELNNGNIMMSIRNPGTRRFNISTDKGVTWGTAYNQTSITDPNCDGDFIRYTSTLDGYDKNRLLHSIPFSSSRKNVSVQMSTDEGTTWSAPKTIFPGASAYSSLTILPDGTIGIYYENGESSTYQMYFVRFSLNWLTNGADTFLPPSSLSAKKAVQINEVENQKFSVEVSPNPVKDFVKIKVNNASGTANIKLFDLSGKLIRSTSVNLNEKEILFSLADQPQGIYLLNVNDANASISSKIIKK, from the coding sequence ATGAAAAATGTATTACTCAATTTTTGTTTGTGTTTGATGTGTTTATGCAGTATAAATATAAAAGCGCAAAGCGGTAAGGTTTTAAACCTTGATGGAACTTCGGCTTATATGACAGTAGCAGATCATCCAGATTTAGACTTTGGCTCTGGCCAGAACAAAACCATTACCTGCTGGATTAAAACGACAGCCAATACCGGAACTCCAAGAATTTTTGCCAAAAGAAATGGCACTTCTGGAAATGGTTATGAGTTTTGGACAGGAAACGGAACCAATGCCGGAAAGTTTGCCATGAATGCAAGCGGAACAGGAACTCCTGCAAATATCAGCACAGCAGGATATTCTGCCAATTCAATTGCCGATGGAACTTGGCATCATGTTGCTTTGGTCATCGATGCCTCGAGCAATCGAACGATTTACGGTTATTTGGATGGCGTTTTGGCGAATACAGGAAAAACATTTACTTCGGTCACATCTGATTTCTCCAATGCCGTAAACTTTGTAATCGGAGCAACTTCAGACGCTTCCAACAGTTACAAATGGGCAGGACAGATCGATAATGTGCGCATTTGGAACAAAGCCATGACTGCAGCAGAATTACAAGCAGATATGACTGCCGTTGTTAACGCTCCAGCAGCAGATCTTTTGGCTGCGTGGAATTTTGAAAATGTAACAGGCACTTCGGTTCCAGACGTTTCAGGAAATAACCATCCTGGAACTCTAGTGGGATCAGTAACGTTTTCAAATGCTTTTCCGATGGTTTTAAATTTAGATGGTGTAAACGATTATATGGTAGTTGCCAATCACAGCGATTTTAATTTGGCAGCAGGGCAAAATTTAACCATAACCTGCAAAATTAAAACCACTGATTTTGGGAAGCGTATTTTAAGCAAACGTCCAAACGGCTCAGGAATTGGGTATGAATTTATTAATAACACCTCGGCAGGCGGGGGACAGTTTGGAGTAAACCTCACAACAAGCGCAGGAGCGGCAGGGCCTCCGTACGGAACTTCAAATATAGCCAACAACGTTTGGCATCATTTGGCAATGGTGGTAGATGTTGCCTCAACAAGCTGTAAAATTTATGTAGATGGCGTTTTACAGCAAACTAAAACATCAGCAAATATTGGAGGAACGAACACCGTTTCTAATACTGGAGATTTATTTTTTGGAACTCTGAGCAATTTTGCCTCATACATGAATGCTCAAATCGATGATATCCGTTTTTGGAGCAAAGCCATGACCGCTGCCGAAGTTGTAACAGATAAAACGGCTGTAATTGCAGGAACAGAAACCGGTTTAATTGCAGCTTGGGATTTTGAAAACGTAAGCGGTACCAACGTGCCAGACATTACAGGAAATAACCATCCTGGGACTTTAATGAACGGAGCATCTGTAATTGCACAGACAAACGAAATGCAGATTAATTCCATTTCATTAGTGCAAACCGAACTGCCAACAGGTTTAGGCGACACAGATCAGCGAATTATTGCTGTAAAAGCCTCTGTTTCGGGCAATTTAAATCCGTTGACCGTGAGCGCTCTAAAATTTACGATGACGGGGACTACGAATATTTCAGATGTTACCAACATCAAAATTTATTCAAGCGGCAGTACATCGATTTTCAATCCGACAACGGCGACATTATTTGCAGCAGTTTCTCCGTCAAGCGGAAATCTTACGGCGAATGGCTCAAAAGCGCTGGTTTCTGGAGATAATTATTTTTGGATTACTTACGATGTTTCAGCCACCGCAACAGAAGGGAATGTATTAGATGCCACTTGCGAGTCAATAATTGCAAATGGAGTTGCCTACAATACAACGTCCAATGCAGTTTCAGGAAACAGAGTGATTTTATTGGCTAATACACTTTTGTTTACACCTGGAGATGCAGGTTCTGCAAGTTATCGTATTCCAGCAATCATCACTGCTGCCGATGGTTCGCTGGTAACAGTAACAGATAAAAGATGGAATGGTTCAGGCGATTTATCAGCAAAGATAGATCCTGTTGTGCGCAGAAGTACAGATAACGGAAAAACTTGGTCCTCTCCGCTTACAATTGCCAATTTTGGCGCAGCAACTGGCGCAGGCGATGCTGCATTGGTTTTAGACAAAACTACTGGCGAGTTATTGTGTCTAGTGTCTGCAGATAAAGGTTTTTTTGCTTCTACAAACGCAGCGCCCGCAAAAGTCTTGGTTATTCACAGCACAGATAATGGAGTAACTTGGGGAACACCGGTAGATATTACCAGCCAGATTTATGGGCCAAATCCAAATTGGAAAGGATTATTTGTAGCTTCGGGAAGAGCGCACCAATTGCGTGACGGAAAAATAGTAGCTGCAATTGCCGTTAGAGAAAATGTTTCGGGAACAGAACGCATTAGCAATTATATGATAACAAGTGCCGATCATGGTGTTACTTGGACAGCATCGACAGGAAGAGCTGAAATAGATGGCGATGAAGCAAAAGTGGTAGAATTAAATAACGGAAATATTATGATGAGCATCCGAAATCCAGGAACAAGACGTTTTAATATTTCGACAGATAAAGGCGTAACATGGGGAACGGCTTACAATCAAACAAGCATAACAGATCCAAATTGCGATGGCGATTTTATTCGTTATACTTCTACGCTTGACGGTTATGATAAAAATAGATTATTGCATTCTATTCCGTTTTCAAGCAGTCGTAAAAATGTGAGCGTGCAAATGAGTACTGACGAAGGAACAACTTGGAGCGCTCCAAAAACTATTTTTCCGGGAGCATCGGCTTATTCCAGTTTAACAATTCTGCCAGACGGAACAATCGGAATTTATTATGAAAACGGAGAGAGTTCGACCTATCAAATGTATTTTGTGCGTTTCAGTTTAAACTGGCTTACCAATGGAGCCGACACCTTTTTGCCTCCCAGTTCCTTATCAGCAAAAAAAGCAGTTCAAATAAATGAAGTTGAAAATCAAAAGTTTAGTGTTGAAGTAAGTCCGAATCCAGTAAAAGATTTTGTAAAAATTAAAGTAAATAATGCTTCAGGAACCGCCAACATTAAATTATTTGATTTATCTGGAAAATTAATCCGATCTAC
- a CDS encoding AGE family epimerase/isomerase: MSYSKTDLIELKEFYQNQLLDNTVPFWFPRSIDTEHGGYLLMRNQTGELIDTDKSVWFQGRTSWLLSTLYNTVEPKKEWLQGAKSGIDFINKHCFDTDGRMFFHVTQDGSPIRKRRYYFSETFAVIALSAYAKASGDEAAAEQARHLFGECIKYTTTPGLLEPKYTNTRPSKGIGSPMIMINTAQQLRENIGDPRCDEWIMKWIAEIEHDFVKHDIKCVMEQVAPDGSIIDHIDGRTLNPGHAIEGAWFILHEAKYRNNDPHLIELGCKMLDYMWERGWDKEHGGILYFLDVYGNPVQEYWQDMKFWWPHNEVIIATLLAYTMTGNAKYAEWHKMIHDYAYSKFHDKENGEWFGYLHRDGSVAQTAKGNLYKGPFHLPRQEWYCTQILHEYLENN, translated from the coding sequence ATGAGCTATTCAAAAACTGATTTAATAGAATTAAAAGAGTTTTATCAGAACCAATTATTAGATAATACAGTTCCATTTTGGTTTCCGCGTTCCATAGATACTGAGCATGGCGGTTACTTGCTGATGCGGAACCAAACTGGAGAATTAATAGATACCGATAAATCAGTTTGGTTTCAGGGGCGCACATCATGGCTCTTGTCTACACTTTACAACACAGTCGAACCCAAAAAAGAATGGCTTCAGGGCGCAAAATCTGGAATCGATTTTATCAACAAACATTGTTTCGATACAGATGGGCGAATGTTTTTTCACGTTACCCAAGACGGAAGTCCAATACGCAAACGACGTTATTACTTTTCTGAAACCTTTGCAGTAATCGCTCTCAGCGCTTATGCAAAAGCGAGCGGAGATGAAGCCGCAGCCGAACAGGCACGCCATCTTTTTGGAGAATGCATCAAATACACCACAACTCCAGGTTTGCTAGAACCAAAATATACCAATACAAGACCTTCAAAAGGAATTGGCTCTCCAATGATTATGATTAATACGGCACAGCAATTACGAGAAAATATCGGAGATCCGCGCTGCGATGAATGGATTATGAAATGGATTGCCGAAATAGAACACGACTTTGTAAAGCACGATATAAAATGCGTGATGGAACAAGTGGCTCCAGACGGTTCTATAATCGATCATATAGACGGAAGAACTTTAAATCCTGGGCACGCCATCGAAGGCGCGTGGTTTATTCTGCATGAAGCAAAATACAGAAACAACGATCCGCATTTAATAGAATTGGGCTGTAAGATGCTCGATTATATGTGGGAACGCGGTTGGGATAAAGAACACGGCGGAATTTTATATTTTCTTGACGTTTACGGAAATCCTGTTCAGGAATATTGGCAGGACATGAAATTCTGGTGGCCGCATAATGAAGTTATTATTGCAACCTTATTGGCTTATACCATGACGGGAAATGCGAAATATGCAGAATGGCATAAAATGATTCATGATTATGCTTACAGTAAATTTCATGATAAAGAAAACGGCGAGTGGTTTGGCTATTTGCACAGAGATGGGAGCGTAGCGCAGACAGCAAAAGGAAATCTTTATAAAGGACCGTTTCATTTGCCAAGACAAGAGTGGTATTGCACTCAAATATTACACGAATATCTAGAAAACAATTAA